In Luteitalea sp. TBR-22, one genomic interval encodes:
- a CDS encoding universal stress protein yields MTETRDIIVVAVDFSETSEDAWAAACRLAARTDSEIHLLHVCPDPFRQAWTVEGVGLDFPALADEWRKQASERLEAIAPRAGLANDRITRVVITGVPHTAITDYASGVQADLIVVGTHGYGPIKHMLLGSVAERVVRQAPCPVMTVPHRSVGSAAAMAPPVKATA; encoded by the coding sequence ATGACCGAGACACGGGACATCATCGTGGTGGCCGTCGACTTCAGCGAGACCTCCGAAGATGCGTGGGCCGCGGCCTGCCGCCTGGCGGCGCGCACCGACAGCGAGATCCACCTGCTGCACGTCTGTCCCGACCCCTTCCGCCAGGCCTGGACGGTGGAGGGCGTCGGCTTGGACTTCCCGGCCCTGGCCGACGAGTGGCGCAAGCAGGCCAGCGAGCGACTCGAGGCGATCGCGCCGCGCGCGGGCCTGGCCAACGACCGCATCACCCGCGTGGTGATCACGGGCGTCCCGCACACGGCGATCACCGACTACGCCAGCGGCGTGCAGGCCGATCTGATCGTCGTCGGCACGCACGGCTACGGCCCGATCAAGCACATGCTGCTCGGCAGCGTGGCCGAGCGCGTCGTCCGACAGGCGCCGTGCCCGGTGATGACCGTGCCCCATCGTTCGGTGGGCTCGGCTGCGGCCATGGCGCCGCCCGTGAAGGCCACGGCCTGA